The sequence AATATATGATTAAATTATCATATCATTTTATCACATTGTAAAACTATTAACTAGGTGATGCAATccatagaagggaaaaaaaaaaaaaaaaaaaaagacaaatgcGCCTTCATGTTGTATATTTACCCAAATTcttcattaaagaaaaaaataatggggTGTGGGGGAAATAGAATAGGAAagtaaattataaaataatttaacATTTTTTCATAATAGTTATGCGATTTTCCTTCACCTATGAAGGAAGAATCTCCTCAACACTAGTGGCATCATTAACTTCTACCATTTATTACACAGGGTAAAAACACATTCCTCTCTAACCCAATCAGTAGGGAGAAGGGATTGATGGCAGTGACAAGAGGATTCCTTCTTCACCATAGGTGGATagaaaatttatatattttttttctttaaaagaaaagggaaaaggttctttgagctACTAGGGGAGGATATGTTGGCCCGAtctctctatttttctcttcctcatATGAAATGACGTCACTAGGCTCCTATGTACAAAATCAGGCTGTCACACATCATCAATGCCTTCCTCTATGCAGATTATTTTAGAGAAaccctcacaaaaaaaaaaaaaaaaagaatggccACCTGATCGTAGGACTATTGTGCAAACACGAGGACCAACTAAGAGACCCGCATAGATATCCAACTAGGGGTAAGATGGTATTTTTGCCACTCCTTATGTCTAGGCATATAGGTAGGTGAACTGATCAGATTCACGtatgagaatgttctcgtatACTCTTGATCTGTGGCGATCTTTTTCCCAAATACAAAATAGGGATAACGTTTTATGTTCAGAAACAACCCCTGTCCCACAGACACATGGGCATAAAATGACCATCATGCCCCTCCCCTGAGGGTATGCCCCCTATGTGCAAGAACCACTCCCGGACATAAAACACTTAGCCCTACAAAATAACAAACTAACATATCCAACATAATATGAACCCGATTACCCGACGCACCGGGATAGCAGCCTAGCACTATTACCCAATAGGGTCAATACCTCCTCCAAATCTGTCCTCTAAACCGCCATTTTATCATCTCAACTGTTTCTGGTTTTCTGAAACCACTATAAATACAAGCTAACTTCCCCAATAATTCTCCTCGATCTCCTGATTTCCGTCCAACCCTAAcccctcccctcctccctctctctctctctctctctctctctctctctcacacacacacacgcacacacaaaaAAACCCTCCTCTACCTCTGCATCATCTCTCCGTTCTCCGTCCAATTCCTCGTCCATTTTCGATTCCAAAATGCGTGAGATACTTCACATCCAGGGCGGTCAATGTGGGAACCAGATCGGAGCCAAGTTCTGGGAAGTGATCTGTGACGAACACGGCATAGATCACACCGGAAGGTATAGTGGCGACTCTGAACTTCAACTCGAACGGATCAATGTTTATTACAATGAGGCGAGTGGGGGAAGGTACGTTCCACGGGCGGTTCTCATGGATTTGGAGCCCGGGACCATGGATTCACTTCGATCAGGACCTTTTGGTCAGATTTTTCGACCAGATAACTTTGTATTTGGTCAATCTGGTGCTGGGAACAACTGGGCTAAAGGGCATTACACGGAAGGAGCTGAGTTGATTGATTCGGTTCTTGACGTTGTCAGAAAGGAGGCCGAGAACTGCGATTGTTTGCAAGGTAGGCTTCTCATTGTGTGTATTTTCGTTTTTTTTAGTGGTGGTTTTGGTTCGATATCTATTATTTGTTATTGATACTCtataattttgttaaaatttagTTTCTTTTGGTTGTTGTCATTTTGGTCTTTGCTTGGATCTAAGGTTTCACTGTAGATTGCGGCCTGTTCTTGGGTTATTTTGCCGaaaattattaatttgttttagATCCGGTAATATTTTTGTCGTGCTGTTCTCTTCTTTTCACGTTTTCGAGGTTTTTGTATTTGAAATCATCGAAATAGTTTGATTATTTAGTTTACCTTGATTGTTTTTATCGCCATTGGTCATATATTTGCCTAAATATTGGGAAACGGCCTCTCCGAGAAGCCGGGGTAAGGCTGTGCCCATTAGTATCCACCCCATACCCCGCGgtgcgggagccttgtgcactgggtacgcccttttatcttttgccttttttgaaattttggttgTTGGAATCTTGTTCCTGCTATGAACACTTTATGATTTTTGATCCGCACATAGTTAGCATTCCATTCATTTCTTAATGATTTGAGGGATTCCCTGAAGGATTTGGTACTGGGTTTTTAGTTCTCTGTTGGGGAACCAAGATATTGCAAAATTGGGTGGGGAGGAATTCTGTTGGCCTTTAATCCAAGTGTGTCGTTTGAGAACGGAGGTCTCATGGCAGCTACAAGCCCTCTTGTAGATCTCCCATCTCGTTACACCTGTGGTTGTTGTCTGATAGTAATGTTTCTTAGATATAATGTGGAGGGACAGCAGCTCTGATCAACTTGAAGTGAGGGACACGCATAAGAGTTGAATTTTTGTTCTAAGGAAGCCGTATAATGGTCATTCTGTGGaatttgcttttgctttttaaTTCTAATGATTTTGTACATTATCCTGTCTCTTTGCCGGTCCTCTTCTCTATGCTATTTGATACAGAGCATGGTTTAGCATTCTTTTTAGCTTAATTTAGTTTCTTCATTTGGATTAGTAGAAATATAATTTAGTTTTAGGTTGTCatctttaatctcttgaaatgGATTACATTGTTGCTTCTAGCTAATGGCCTTGAAAGGTCTGATTTGACAATTCTGTCTGTGTATGTGTACGAGTTTTTCTGTTAATTGTTCGATTTTCCAGATTTGACTTGGTTAATAATGGTACAAATGCTTCATCTTTTAAGTTTGTTATGCTTCTTTTGAACAGGATTCCAAGTATGCCATTCCTTGGGTGGAGGCACTGGGTCAGGCATGGGAACACTTCTTATCTCGAAGATCAGGGAAGAGTATCCAGATCGTATGATGTTGACTTTCTCTGTTTTTCCATCCCCCAAGGTCTCAGATACTGTCGTAGAGCCGTACAATGCTACCCTCTCGGTACACCAGCTTGTTGAGAATGCTGATGAATGTATGGTCCTAGACAATGAGGCTCTGTATGATATATGCTTCCGCACTCTCAAGCTTGCCAATCCCACATGTAAGTTACATTGACATTTGGACTAATCCCAACTTTGCAGCAGTCATTTGGTTTGGAAGTGAAATCTATTTGATCTCACATATGAAATTGAAAGACTGTTCCCTCATGTCTGATCTGAATTATTTTTCTTACTGTAGTTGGTGATCTCAATCACCTCATCTCTGCCACCATGAGTGGTGTTACATGCTGCCTCCGGTTCCCTGGACAGTTGAACTCTGATCTCCGGAAGCTTGCAGTGAATTTGATACCCTTCCCACGTCTCCACTTCTTCATGGTTGGGTTTGCACCCTTGACATCTAGAGGCTCCCAGCAATACAGGTCCCTTACCGTCCCCGAATTGACCCAACAGATGTGGGATTCCAAGAACATGATGTGTGCCGCTGACCCACGACATGGTCGTTACCTTACTGCATCAGCCATGTTCCGTGGTAAGATGAGCACCAAAGAGGTTGATGAACAGATGATCAATGTGCAGAACAAGAATTCCTCCTACTTTGTTGAGTGGATACCCAATAATGTCAAGTCTAGTGTATGTGATATCCCACCAAAGGGTCTAAAGATGGCATCGACATTTATTGGAAACTCAACCTCTATCCAGGAGATGTTCCGAAGGGTTAGTGAACAGTTCACAGCCATGTTCAGGAGGAAGGCTTTCTTGCACTGGTACACCGGTGAGGGCATGGACGAGATGGAGTTCACTGAGGCTGAGAGTAACATGAATGATCTGGTGGCCGAGTACCAGCAGTACCAGGATGCAACAGCAGATGATGAAGAGTacgaggaagaggaagaagaggagatagCTGCATGAGGTATCTCAAATTTGACCTGTTGGAGAACTTATATTTTGGGTGCTTTTTGTTAGTTGTGTGATTATCTTGCCATGATGGTGAATAGTCAGCACGTCTTGTATGTGGGATGTACACCTGTTGTGTCATGTATTTGAGTTGGGTTGTGTGATTATTGTGTTACAAAGTTTATTAtcttctgttctttttctttctttttgaattATACTTGGATGTGATACATATTTAACTTCTCTtgaaatcaaggattaaagtatcggtatcggtcatcgtatcggtcgatcaaaattaagatacgtatcggagggtatcgtatcgtatcagaatacgttaagatacgctaaagatacgtaCATAAAttgataggaaacacttttttatacatatttacataaaaaatagttaaaaaaagttatataaaacatgtattatgcataaacagtaaattgagagtatcgcactgagaattcaaggtttgtaattgttccataaatgtaaaatccttgttcccaaccttgatttccattttagttagagagaaaaatggttggcagtaactttggaacaaaaacacctcaaaaaattatgtttttttaaaaaattacccattttggccattttatgactgtatcggtatgtatcggtatgtatcagtcgatacatatcgatacacatcgatacacaccgatacgtatcgatacatatcgaaacatacatttcacttcaattttgaatttttcatagagtatcgatacgtatcggtacgtatcggtgcatatcggtggtgtatcagtgcgtatcggtgtgtatcgtaggatacgtatcgatacataagggtttttaaattttcatgatacgtattggtatgtatcgtgccaatgcctaccgatacggatatgtATTGgtcgatacaatacgatacgcaccgatacttaaaaccatgcttgaaATAATGTAGTTTCAGGAGTTCAGTGCCTTGTTCCAGTCTACTACCCTTTTGCCCCTGGTGATGGCCTGTTTATGGAAAACTGAATCACATTAGCCCACCAAATGCAATGTTCTAAGAACAGTGTGCATCGGATTGTTAAAGGCAGTTCAAGTGCTCCTCTGCTCAGAGATAGCAATGAATGCAAGTGGATTTGCTGATCTGGTCCTTTCCTGTTTAGATAGAGAGAATCATCTCGAGTTAGTCATATGCCAAATTTTTtagtttaattcaatcaaatatccccCTCATCGATattaatggaaaattttatCTGATCGTGTGATCTTTTTGCCCAAACAGAAGAGGGTGTGAAATTACTGCCCCACAAtccttgtgaaaaaaaaaaactccaatatGTTGATGCCACTACACATGTTCTATTGCCACCCCCCACCCTAGCTGGTGTAGAGGTTATGTGACCAGGTATAGATCTCTTGCAATTGAGAAGTATTTCTTACAGGGGAGCATGACCCTGTGCGGTGTGTGAGGGCCAACAGAAACATGTAGGAAAACATCAAAATGGGCAGTATTTCGACCTTTTCAGTGGGTGGAGCAGTCATTTTGTTCCCTCAGTGTTCGGCCATGCTTCCctatttatgggaaaaaaagcTTTATTTGATAGTGGATACGAATAGACTGCACATGCCCTCCCATTACCTGTGGGTGTTGGTATGTACATGCACTATTGGGTTGCGTTCCTTTCATGTATTGGTATCCATCCCACCAAAAATGCCCGACTTATCAATATGTTCAGTAAATTAGTCGGGGCTCATGCTTATATAACTGGTACTTGACCACTAATGTGTATTCTCCTATAATCCCaaattttcaaagttttatCTTGCCACTTGAAAAATTCTGATTGAACTACCACTTTGACATTTGAGCAAGTACGACCAAGCAGTTTACCTGCCCAGATAATTGAGTCCCATATGATCTGCCATGTGACATATTTCTAGGGCTATTTAGGTAAGAGTCACCGAGCGGACCGTGGAGGGACCTCAGTAAACATCCCTAAATGCTTCCTGCTATGGAATTGGTTGCTTAATATACTGTGGGTGATACATTGATTATCCAATTTCGTTGGTTGTTGATGGTTAAAATCTTGAAGGGAAATTGTATCTGGGACCTGATAATGAATCAGGTTTGGTACACAAAGGGCATAAATCCTATGGTAGTTCGAACCATGGTCTGAAATGAAACCAAGATGACCTGTAAATCCAGTGGCTCAGAACAGATTAGACCAGAACTGAAAGCTAATGGTTCTTGATTTACATGTTTATGATCAGACATTAGTTTTTGTTAAAACTGATGGTATTACTGGGTTTTTGAAATGGTATTATTATTTTGTCACCCAAAACAAGTTTTTGGATTATTATTTGGTTGAAAATAGTAAGATATATTTATGGGTTAGGTAACAAGTATAGTTTTAAATAGAATTGATTAGAGAAAAATGATCCCTATAATGCATGCGGAGCCTTTGTAGTGCTCTACACCGTATAGCACAGACCCAAGGGCTGGGAGCACCTTAGGCTACGCATCTCGACCTTGGACTTTGTGTCTGAGGGCTCCCAACCTTTAGACAT is a genomic window of Macadamia integrifolia cultivar HAES 741 chromosome 13, SCU_Mint_v3, whole genome shotgun sequence containing:
- the LOC122059719 gene encoding tubulin beta chain, with translation MREILHIQGGQCGNQIGAKFWEVICDEHGIDHTGRYSGDSELQLERINVYYNEASGGRYVPRAVLMDLEPGTMDSLRSGPFGQIFRPDNFVFGQSGAGNNWAKGHYTEGAELIDSVLDVVRKEAENCDCLQGFQVCHSLGGGTGSGMGTLLISKIREEYPDRMMLTFSVFPSPKVSDTVVEPYNATLSVHQLVENADECMVLDNEALYDICFRTLKLANPTFGDLNHLISATMSGVTCCLRFPGQLNSDLRKLAVNLIPFPRLHFFMVGFAPLTSRGSQQYRSLTVPELTQQMWDSKNMMCAADPRHGRYLTASAMFRGKMSTKEVDEQMINVQNKNSSYFVEWIPNNVKSSVCDIPPKGLKMASTFIGNSTSIQEMFRRVSEQFTAMFRRKAFLHWYTGEGMDEMEFTEAESNMNDLVAEYQQYQDATADDEEYEEEEEEEIAA